The Amycolatopsis mongoliensis genome includes a window with the following:
- a CDS encoding TetR/AcrR family transcriptional regulator, translated as MTQRQRRVRDRTERGQRIVSAARELAEAEGWDAVTTRRLAALIEYSQPVLYSHFPGGKDAIMTAAALEGFAELASALAAARDSGIAGVAAAYMAFADAKPALYDAMFSLASDLPFAQDDTPDVMKDAFDGLLAVVAPVAGEGEPGILAEVFWGALHGLITLDRGHRLSPENRDERLALVVARFGARGD; from the coding sequence ATGACCCAGCGACAGCGCCGAGTGCGCGACCGGACCGAGCGCGGGCAGCGGATCGTGTCCGCGGCCCGGGAGCTCGCCGAAGCGGAGGGCTGGGACGCCGTCACCACCCGGCGGCTGGCGGCGCTCATCGAGTACAGCCAGCCGGTGCTGTACAGCCACTTCCCGGGCGGCAAGGACGCGATCATGACGGCGGCCGCGCTGGAGGGCTTCGCCGAGCTGGCCTCGGCATTGGCGGCCGCTCGCGACAGCGGGATCGCGGGGGTGGCGGCCGCGTACATGGCCTTCGCGGACGCCAAGCCCGCGCTCTACGACGCCATGTTCTCGCTGGCTTCCGATCTGCCGTTCGCCCAGGACGACACGCCGGACGTCATGAAGGACGCCTTCGACGGGCTGCTCGCGGTGGTCGCGCCGGTGGCGGGCGAGGGGGAGCCCGGGATCCTCGCCGAGGTCTTCTGGGGCGCGCTGCACGGCCTGATCACGCTGGACCGCGGGCACCGGCTGTCCCCGGAGAACCGCGACGAGCGGCTCGCGCTGGTGGTCGCCCGCTTCGGCGCGCGGGGCGACTGA
- a CDS encoding DUF4267 domain-containing protein — protein MVIAGYVLVAIVALGIIYVGLNYLFAPAKIASGFGFTEVPENAESFLNVKGGRDIGAGLIPLALMIYGDPHALGWVILTAAAWPVFDMLIVLRHRGKKAIAFGVHGLTAVVMVVAAALLLLG, from the coding sequence ATGGTCATCGCCGGCTACGTCCTCGTCGCGATCGTCGCGCTCGGCATCATCTACGTCGGCCTCAACTACCTCTTCGCGCCGGCGAAGATCGCCTCGGGCTTCGGCTTCACCGAGGTCCCCGAAAACGCCGAAAGCTTCCTCAACGTCAAGGGCGGCCGCGACATCGGAGCCGGCCTGATCCCGCTGGCGCTGATGATCTACGGCGACCCGCACGCGCTGGGCTGGGTCATCCTCACCGCGGCCGCGTGGCCCGTCTTCGACATGCTGATCGTCCTGCGCCACCGGGGAAAGAAGGCCATCGCCTTCGGAGTCCACGGCCTGACCGCCGTGGTGATGGTCGTCGCGGCGGCGTTGCTGCTGCTCGGCTGA
- a CDS encoding cation:proton antiporter regulatory subunit has product MNVEVTPLPGIGVRKDFATRTGRRIGVVTQRDGHTELIVSKADDADACAASIPLTADEAGTLANLLGAPQLVAQLTEEHRDLPGISTRQLPIKPSGPFDGRTLGDTAMRTRTGVSVVAVARAGQVHPSPTPDFTLTGGDLLVAVGTGEGLEAAVKILKYG; this is encoded by the coding sequence GTGAACGTCGAAGTAACTCCCCTGCCCGGCATCGGGGTCCGCAAGGACTTCGCCACCCGTACCGGCCGCCGCATCGGCGTCGTCACCCAGCGGGACGGCCACACCGAGCTCATCGTGTCCAAAGCGGACGACGCCGACGCCTGTGCCGCCTCGATCCCGCTGACCGCGGACGAGGCGGGGACGCTGGCCAACCTGCTCGGCGCACCGCAGCTGGTCGCCCAGCTCACCGAGGAACACCGGGATCTGCCGGGCATCAGCACCCGGCAGCTGCCGATCAAGCCGTCCGGCCCGTTCGACGGCCGGACGCTCGGGGACACGGCGATGCGCACGCGCACGGGGGTTTCGGTGGTCGCGGTGGCGCGGGCGGGGCAGGTGCACCCGTCGCCCACGCCCGACTTCACCCTCACCGGGGGCGATCTGCTGGTCGCGGTCGGCACGGGCGAGGGCCTGGAAGCCGCCGTCAAGATCCTGAAGTACGGCTGA
- a CDS encoding cation:proton antiporter: protein MDHTALSLIELGAVFFVLGALGRLAGKIGLSPIPLYLLGGLCFGSGGLIPLTDIGGFTHLASEIGVVLLLLLLGLEYSAAELFTGLRRSWTAGLLDIVLNAAPGAAVALLLGWGPVGAMVMAGVTYISSSGIVAKVLGDLGRLGNRETPVVLSILVFEDLVMALYLPILTAVLGGVSLLGGMEAVGISLLVITVVLVIALKFGRYVSAAVDSPDREVFLLKVLGAALLVAGLASAMQVSAAVGAFLLGIAISGSTAENATHLLEPLRDLFAAVFFVVFGLNTNPASIPPVLGWAVVLAVITTLTKVGTGWWAARRQGIGKMGRARAGAALVARGEFSIVIAGLAVTAGAVDGELAALATAYVLLMAILGPTAARVVEPIARALQRKSAPKTAPAEAS from the coding sequence ATGGACCACACCGCGCTGTCCCTGATCGAACTGGGGGCGGTCTTCTTCGTGCTGGGCGCTCTCGGGCGCCTGGCCGGGAAGATCGGCCTCTCCCCCATCCCGCTCTACCTGCTCGGCGGCCTCTGCTTCGGCTCGGGTGGGCTGATCCCGCTGACCGACATCGGCGGCTTCACCCACCTGGCCAGCGAAATCGGCGTCGTGCTGCTGCTCCTGCTGCTCGGCCTCGAGTATTCGGCGGCCGAGCTGTTCACCGGGCTGCGCCGGTCCTGGACGGCGGGCCTGCTCGACATCGTCCTCAACGCCGCCCCCGGCGCGGCCGTGGCGCTGCTGCTGGGCTGGGGCCCGGTCGGCGCGATGGTGATGGCGGGCGTCACGTACATCTCGTCGTCCGGGATCGTCGCGAAGGTCCTCGGCGACCTCGGCCGGCTCGGCAACCGCGAAACGCCGGTGGTGCTGTCGATCCTCGTGTTCGAGGACCTGGTGATGGCGCTCTACCTGCCGATCCTGACGGCGGTGCTGGGCGGCGTGTCGCTCCTCGGCGGCATGGAGGCCGTCGGGATCTCGCTGCTGGTGATCACCGTGGTGCTGGTGATCGCGCTGAAGTTCGGCCGGTACGTCTCGGCCGCCGTCGACAGCCCGGACCGCGAGGTGTTCCTGCTCAAGGTGCTCGGCGCGGCGCTGCTGGTGGCGGGGCTCGCGTCGGCGATGCAGGTGTCGGCCGCGGTCGGCGCGTTCCTGCTCGGCATCGCGATCTCGGGCTCGACGGCGGAGAACGCGACGCACCTGCTGGAGCCGCTGCGGGACCTGTTCGCCGCGGTGTTCTTCGTGGTGTTCGGGCTCAACACGAACCCGGCGTCGATCCCGCCGGTGCTCGGCTGGGCGGTGGTCCTGGCGGTGATCACGACGCTGACGAAGGTCGGCACGGGCTGGTGGGCGGCGCGCCGGCAGGGCATCGGGAAGATGGGCCGGGCGCGCGCCGGAGCGGCTTTGGTGGCCCGCGGCGAGTTCTCGATCGTGATCGCGGGCCTGGCGGTGACGGCGGGAGCGGTGGACGGCGAGCTGGCGGCGCTGGCAACGGCGTACGTGCTGCTGATGGCGATCCTGGGTCCGACGGCGGCGCGGGTCGTGGAGCCGATCGCCCGCGCACTGCAACGGAAGTCGGCCCCGAAGACCGCCCCGGCCGAGGCCAGTTAG
- a CDS encoding Xaa-Pro dipeptidyl-peptidase, whose amino-acid sequence MRLGVVCGVLAVLLSGAVAPAAAAPRASEPVYDYAKAIRETVWVDIGHDGDGDGRSDRVAADIVRPSEATSRVPVIMDASPYYSCCGRGNESELKTYDSAGKPVKFPLFYDNYFVPRGYAVVLVDLAGTNRSAGCADVGGASDVDSARKVVDWLNGRATGYSAKTGGSAVTAGWSTGNVGMIGKSYDGTIANGVAATGVDGLKTIVPISAISSWYDYYRSDGATFGFNPAGLAQTVEARNSGQNCSAQNQVLTQGATANGDYGPLWADRDYVTHAGDVRASVLLSHGVNDLNVKTIHFGQWWSGLNVEKKIWLSQTGHVDPFDYRRADWVDLLHRWFDHYLLGIDNGVQNGPQASVERQPDQWVDQSAYPASNAVTTTLRPGASGRLGTSPASGTASFTDNPNLGEDTWVTNPGSAALTYATGTLASDLQVSGTSKITVTATPSTASARLSALLVDLGAATIRNFAGSGEGIKTGTTENCWGSSATGDDACYKIATADPKKVSYTILSRGWADLANYASLTQEQVLTPGTAYTMTFDLASTDHVVPKGHALALIIGGTDGSFIRGPAQPGRVTLDLAKTSVSVPLAGVAPAASTHPSLENGAHVPSSGRADLR is encoded by the coding sequence ATGCGACTCGGGGTGGTGTGCGGGGTCCTCGCGGTGCTCCTGTCCGGTGCGGTGGCTCCGGCCGCCGCGGCGCCCCGGGCGAGTGAGCCGGTCTACGACTACGCGAAAGCGATCCGCGAAACCGTCTGGGTCGACATCGGCCACGACGGCGACGGCGACGGCCGCTCCGACCGCGTCGCCGCCGACATCGTGCGGCCGAGTGAAGCCACTTCGCGGGTGCCGGTGATCATGGACGCGAGCCCGTACTACTCGTGCTGCGGGCGCGGCAACGAGAGCGAGCTCAAGACGTACGACAGCGCCGGAAAACCGGTGAAGTTCCCGCTGTTCTACGACAACTACTTCGTGCCGCGCGGGTACGCCGTGGTGCTCGTCGACCTGGCCGGGACGAACCGCTCGGCCGGCTGCGCGGACGTCGGCGGCGCGTCGGACGTCGACTCGGCGCGCAAGGTCGTCGACTGGCTCAACGGGCGTGCGACCGGCTACAGCGCCAAGACCGGCGGCAGCGCGGTGACCGCGGGCTGGAGCACCGGGAACGTCGGGATGATCGGGAAGTCCTACGACGGCACGATCGCCAACGGTGTCGCGGCGACCGGCGTCGACGGGCTGAAGACGATCGTGCCGATCTCGGCGATCAGCTCCTGGTACGACTACTACCGTTCCGACGGCGCGACCTTCGGCTTCAACCCGGCGGGGCTCGCGCAGACCGTCGAGGCGCGCAACAGCGGGCAGAACTGCTCGGCGCAGAACCAGGTCCTGACGCAGGGCGCGACGGCCAACGGCGACTACGGGCCGTTGTGGGCGGACCGGGACTACGTCACGCACGCGGGGGACGTGCGGGCCAGCGTGCTGCTTTCCCACGGCGTCAACGACCTGAACGTCAAGACCATCCACTTCGGACAGTGGTGGAGCGGGCTGAACGTCGAGAAGAAGATCTGGCTGTCGCAGACCGGGCACGTCGACCCCTTCGACTACCGCCGCGCCGACTGGGTCGACCTGTTGCACCGGTGGTTCGACCACTATCTGCTCGGGATCGACAACGGCGTCCAGAACGGGCCGCAGGCGAGCGTCGAGCGGCAGCCGGACCAGTGGGTGGACCAGAGCGCGTACCCGGCGTCGAACGCGGTGACGACGACGTTGCGACCGGGCGCGTCCGGCAGGCTGGGCACCTCGCCGGCGTCCGGGACGGCGTCGTTCACCGACAACCCGAACCTCGGCGAGGACACCTGGGTGACCAACCCCGGCAGCGCGGCGCTGACCTACGCGACCGGGACACTGGCGTCGGACCTGCAGGTGTCCGGCACGTCGAAGATCACGGTCACGGCCACGCCGAGCACCGCGTCGGCCCGGCTGTCGGCGCTGCTCGTGGACCTCGGCGCCGCGACGATCCGCAATTTCGCGGGCAGTGGCGAAGGAATCAAGACGGGCACCACGGAGAACTGCTGGGGCTCGTCGGCGACGGGCGACGACGCCTGCTACAAGATCGCCACGGCGGATCCGAAGAAGGTGAGCTACACGATCCTCAGCCGCGGCTGGGCGGATCTCGCGAACTACGCTTCCCTGACCCAGGAACAGGTCCTGACCCCGGGCACGGCGTACACGATGACGTTCGACCTGGCTTCGACCGACCACGTCGTGCCGAAGGGGCACGCGCTGGCGCTGATCATCGGCGGCACGGACGGCAGTTTCATCCGCGGACCGGCCCAGCCGGGCCGGGTGACGCTGGACCTGGCGAAGACCTCGGTGTCGGTCCCGCTGGCCGGGGTCGCCCCGGCGGCGTCGACCCACCCGAGCCTCGAGAACGGTGCCCACGTGCCGTCATCGGGCCGAGCCGACTTGCGCTGA
- a CDS encoding SAM-dependent methyltransferase: MTESLPAVSRTAVGVAALRAYESSRPDRLFDDPYAAAFFEAGRSALPDLDRGSKQAGLGALMYPQVVIRTRFFDDYLLGAGCAQVVLLAAGLDARAFRLAWPPGTRLFELDLPDVLAFKDDVLAARGATPACERIVVRADLREDWATALREAGFDPAVPTAWLAEGLLIYLTYEEASRLLTTVGELSAPGSRVSFEHRPGDAPDSLVSRARATEDGEHVTALWRGGLRDTAPEWLAAHGWEPSTVTRAELATAYGRPSDGDATAGGFVTAVR, translated from the coding sequence GTGACGGAGTCCCTGCCCGCGGTGAGCCGCACGGCTGTCGGCGTCGCCGCGCTGCGCGCCTACGAAAGCAGCCGCCCGGACCGGCTGTTCGACGACCCGTACGCGGCCGCCTTCTTCGAAGCGGGCCGCTCGGCGCTCCCCGACCTGGACCGCGGCAGCAAGCAGGCGGGCCTGGGCGCCCTGATGTACCCGCAGGTCGTGATCCGGACCCGGTTCTTCGACGACTACCTGCTCGGCGCCGGCTGCGCGCAGGTCGTGCTCCTCGCGGCCGGGCTCGACGCGCGGGCGTTCCGGCTGGCCTGGCCGCCGGGCACCCGGCTGTTCGAGCTCGACCTGCCGGACGTGCTGGCGTTCAAGGACGACGTGCTCGCCGCGCGGGGCGCGACACCGGCGTGCGAGCGGATCGTCGTGCGCGCCGACCTGCGGGAGGACTGGGCCACGGCGCTGCGCGAAGCGGGGTTCGATCCCGCCGTGCCGACGGCGTGGCTGGCCGAGGGGCTGTTGATCTACCTGACGTACGAGGAGGCTTCCCGGCTCCTGACCACCGTGGGCGAGCTGTCCGCACCGGGCAGCAGGGTGTCGTTCGAGCACCGGCCGGGCGACGCGCCGGACAGCCTCGTCTCGCGCGCCCGCGCGACCGAAGACGGCGAGCACGTCACCGCCCTGTGGCGCGGCGGCCTGCGGGACACCGCGCCGGAGTGGCTGGCCGCCCACGGCTGGGAGCCGTCGACGGTCACCCGTGCCGAGCTGGCCACCGCCTACGGCCGGCCGTCGGACGGCGACGCCACCGCCGGCGGGTTCGTCACCGCCGTGCGGTGA
- a CDS encoding pseudouridine synthase, with amino-acid sequence MTSSEHPDGIRLQKVLSQAGVASRRAAEDLIAAGRVEVNGEVVTELGRRVHPDEAIIHVDGTRVNLRDDLIYLALNKPKGVHSTMSDDRGRPCVGDYLAGRYEETPGVVHVGRLDENTEGLLLLTNDGDLGHRLMHPSYRVLKTYLAEVDGLVPRGLGKELRNGWELPDGIIKVDQFRVKDMHSGKSLVELVIHEGKKHIVRRLLKDTGHPVLKLVRTAVGDVQLGNQRVGSIRRLTKGEVGALYRNVEL; translated from the coding sequence ATGACATCCAGTGAACACCCCGACGGCATCCGGCTGCAGAAGGTGCTGTCGCAGGCCGGGGTCGCCTCCCGGCGTGCGGCGGAGGACCTGATCGCGGCCGGCCGGGTCGAGGTGAACGGGGAGGTCGTCACCGAGCTGGGCCGCCGGGTGCACCCGGACGAGGCGATCATCCACGTCGACGGCACCCGCGTGAACCTGCGCGACGACCTGATCTACCTCGCCCTGAACAAGCCCAAGGGCGTGCACTCGACCATGTCGGACGACCGCGGCCGTCCGTGCGTCGGCGACTACCTGGCCGGCCGCTACGAGGAGACCCCCGGCGTCGTGCACGTCGGCCGGCTCGACGAGAACACCGAGGGCCTGCTGCTGCTCACCAACGACGGCGACCTCGGGCACCGGCTGATGCACCCGTCCTACCGGGTGCTCAAGACCTACCTCGCCGAGGTCGACGGCCTCGTGCCGCGCGGGCTCGGAAAGGAGCTGCGCAACGGCTGGGAGCTGCCGGACGGCATCATCAAGGTCGACCAGTTCCGGGTGAAGGACATGCACTCCGGCAAGTCGCTGGTGGAGCTGGTCATCCACGAGGGCAAGAAGCACATCGTGCGCCGCCTGCTCAAGGACACCGGGCACCCGGTGCTCAAGCTGGTCCGCACGGCGGTCGGCGACGTCCAGCTCGGCAACCAGCGCGTCGGCTCGATCCGGCGGCTGACCAAGGGCGAGGTCGGCGCGCTCTACCGCAACGTCGAGCTCTGA
- the scpB gene encoding SMC-Scp complex subunit ScpB: MSAEPGEPEAAAAEPVEPAEAVTAEPGEPAETAAEPDPDAVAAEPAEPAEAAAEPEAEAAAAEPAEPAEAAAEPEAEAAAAEPADLRPADPESDLVAAGDADSLPDVSSDEALEAALEALLLVVDSPASEESLADTVGQPRARIVVALRTMAQKFTDRASGIDLRRVGEGWRFYTRDVYAPFVEKLLLDGQRSKLTRAALESLAVIAYRQPVTRARVAAVRGVNVDGVIRTLLARGLIEEMGTDPETTGTLYVTTELFLERLGLSSLNDLPAIAPLLPEVDTIDDIQ; encoded by the coding sequence ATCAGTGCCGAGCCGGGCGAGCCCGAGGCCGCCGCTGCCGAGCCGGTCGAGCCCGCGGAAGCCGTCACTGCCGAGCCGGGCGAACCCGCGGAGACGGCCGCCGAGCCCGACCCCGATGCCGTCGCCGCTGAGCCGGCCGAGCCCGCGGAAGCCGCCGCCGAGCCCGAGGCCGAGGCTGCCGCCGCCGAGCCGGCCGAGCCCGCGGAAGCCGCCGCCGAGCCCGAGGCCGAGGCTGCCGCCGCCGAGCCGGCCGACCTCCGCCCCGCCGATCCCGAGTCCGATCTCGTCGCCGCCGGGGATGCCGACTCCCTGCCCGACGTCAGCTCCGACGAGGCGCTCGAAGCCGCGCTCGAAGCTCTCCTGCTCGTCGTCGACTCGCCCGCCAGCGAGGAATCGCTCGCCGATACCGTCGGTCAGCCCCGGGCGCGGATCGTCGTCGCCCTCCGCACCATGGCGCAGAAGTTCACCGATCGGGCCAGCGGGATCGACCTGCGCCGCGTCGGCGAAGGGTGGCGGTTCTACACTAGAGACGTCTACGCCCCGTTCGTGGAGAAGCTCCTGTTGGACGGCCAGCGGTCGAAGCTGACCCGGGCCGCGCTGGAGAGCCTCGCCGTGATCGCGTACCGGCAGCCGGTGACCCGTGCCAGGGTCGCCGCGGTGCGCGGCGTGAACGTGGACGGCGTGATCCGGACGCTGCTCGCGCGCGGCCTCATCGAAGAGATGGGAACCGACCCCGAGACGACCGGGACGCTGTACGTGACGACCGAGCTGTTCCTGGAGCGACTGGGGCTGTCGTCACTGAACGACCTGCCGGCCATCGCTCCGTTGCTACCCGAAGTGGACACCATCGATGACATCCAGTGA
- a CDS encoding segregation and condensation protein A — MDTPASAETPPEPVEQAPEEQPHEHQTVHGGMVPEGLANEELSTSKFKVRLANFEGPFDLLLQLISQHQLDVTEVALHRVTDDFIAYTRALGADWNLDETTEFLVIAATLLDLKAARLLPSAEVESEDDLALLEARDLLFARILQYRAYKQVAALFGELEQGALRRYPRSVALEERFVGLLPEVMLGVTPEKFAEIAVAVFRPKPPPTVSIAHIHMGRISVREHAAVLRVMLAERGQATFGELVDDCEHTVEIVARFLALLELYREATVQFEQTEALAELHVRWTGGSMAEASAAAELDRTAGDEEEYG, encoded by the coding sequence ATGGACACCCCGGCATCGGCCGAAACGCCGCCGGAGCCGGTCGAGCAGGCCCCGGAAGAGCAGCCGCACGAGCACCAGACGGTGCACGGCGGCATGGTCCCCGAGGGCCTGGCCAACGAGGAACTGAGCACGTCGAAGTTCAAGGTGCGGCTGGCCAACTTCGAAGGTCCGTTCGACCTGCTGCTGCAGCTGATCTCGCAGCACCAGCTCGATGTCACCGAGGTCGCGCTGCACCGGGTCACCGACGACTTCATCGCCTACACGCGGGCGCTGGGTGCGGACTGGAACCTCGACGAGACGACCGAGTTCCTGGTCATCGCGGCGACCCTGCTCGACCTCAAGGCCGCGCGGCTGCTGCCGTCGGCGGAGGTCGAGAGCGAGGACGACCTGGCCCTGCTCGAGGCTCGTGACCTGCTGTTCGCGCGGATCCTGCAGTACCGCGCGTACAAGCAGGTGGCGGCGCTGTTCGGCGAGCTGGAGCAGGGTGCGCTGCGGCGCTACCCGCGGTCGGTGGCGCTGGAGGAGCGGTTCGTCGGGCTGCTGCCCGAGGTGATGCTGGGCGTGACGCCGGAGAAGTTCGCCGAGATCGCGGTGGCGGTGTTCCGGCCGAAGCCGCCGCCGACGGTGTCGATCGCGCACATCCACATGGGCCGCATCTCGGTGCGCGAGCACGCGGCGGTGCTGCGGGTGATGCTGGCCGAACGCGGCCAGGCGACGTTCGGTGAGCTGGTCGACGACTGCGAGCACACGGTCGAGATCGTGGCGCGCTTCCTGGCGCTGCTGGAGCTCTACCGCGAGGCGACGGTCCAGTTCGAGCAGACGGAGGCGCTGGCGGAGCTGCACGTCCGCTGGACGGGCGGCTCGATGGCCGAGGCCTCCGCGGCGGCCGAGCTGGACCGCACCGCCGGAGACGAAGAGGAGTACGGGTGA
- a CDS encoding cobyrinic acid a,c-diamide synthase yields MSRRASLPGASELFRLTSSPALDLPPQAPPASAEPAEDAKPKSSGNGRTEQLARSAAPHGSGRTKHDAKITVYVSGDELVAMEQARLTLRAKHELVVDRGRLVREAVAVLLADFDQNGEESVLVQRLRVVGSDGGETEG; encoded by the coding sequence GTGAGCAGGCGCGCCTCCCTGCCCGGAGCGTCGGAACTCTTCCGTCTCACCTCCAGCCCCGCTCTCGACCTTCCGCCCCAGGCGCCGCCCGCGTCCGCCGAGCCGGCCGAAGACGCCAAGCCGAAGTCCTCAGGCAACGGCCGGACGGAACAGCTCGCCCGCAGCGCGGCGCCGCACGGGTCCGGCCGGACCAAGCACGACGCGAAGATCACCGTCTACGTCTCCGGCGACGAGCTCGTGGCCATGGAGCAGGCCCGGCTGACGCTGCGCGCCAAGCACGAGCTGGTCGTCGACCGCGGCCGGCTGGTCCGTGAGGCCGTCGCGGTGCTGCTGGCCGACTTCGACCAGAACGGCGAGGAGTCGGTGCTGGTGCAGCGGCTGCGGGTGGTCGGCTCAGACGGCGGCGAAACCGAGGGCTGA
- a CDS encoding ParA family protein → MSTPNQPAHPAESAGSAAANLNDVKIATPAVHDGDEPQERNGKKVKLEGIGPTGRPIREIPEPPPLESHGPAKIMAMCNQKGGVGKTTSTINLGAALAECGRKVLLVDFDPQGALAVGLGIQPHELDQTVYNAIMERSVSATDVLMKTRVDGVDLLPSNIDLSAAEVQLVAEVGREHTLLRVLRPVMNDYDYVLVDCQPSLGLLTVNALTAADGVIIPLECEFFSLRGVALLIDTIEKVQERLNPKLDIVGILATMYDPRTLHSKEVMARVVEAFGETVFDTVINRTVRFPETTVAGEPITTWAPKSAGAAAYRQLAREVIAR, encoded by the coding sequence ATGTCGACACCGAACCAGCCGGCCCACCCGGCCGAGTCCGCCGGGTCGGCGGCGGCGAACCTCAACGACGTCAAGATCGCGACCCCGGCGGTCCACGACGGCGACGAACCGCAGGAGCGCAACGGCAAGAAGGTCAAGCTCGAGGGCATCGGGCCGACCGGCCGCCCGATCCGCGAGATCCCCGAACCGCCGCCGCTCGAGAGCCACGGCCCGGCCAAGATCATGGCGATGTGCAACCAGAAGGGCGGCGTCGGCAAGACGACGTCGACCATCAACCTGGGGGCCGCCCTGGCCGAGTGCGGGCGCAAGGTGCTGCTCGTCGACTTCGACCCGCAGGGCGCCCTCGCGGTCGGTCTCGGCATCCAGCCGCACGAACTGGACCAGACGGTCTACAACGCCATCATGGAGCGGTCGGTCAGCGCCACCGACGTGCTGATGAAAACCCGCGTCGACGGCGTTGACCTGCTGCCGAGCAACATCGACCTGTCCGCGGCGGAGGTCCAGCTCGTCGCTGAGGTAGGGCGCGAGCACACGTTGTTACGGGTCCTTCGTCCGGTCATGAACGACTACGACTATGTTCTTGTCGACTGCCAGCCCTCACTCGGCTTGCTCACGGTGAACGCGCTGACCGCCGCGGACGGCGTGATCATCCCGCTCGAGTGCGAGTTCTTCAGTCTCCGAGGCGTCGCGCTCCTGATCGACACGATCGAGAAGGTGCAGGAACGGCTCAACCCCAAACTGGACATAGTCGGGATTCTCGCCACCATGTACGACCCGAGAACCCTGCACTCGAAGGAGGTCATGGCTCGCGTGGTGGAGGCATTCGGCGAGACCGTGTTCGACACGGTCATCAACCGCACCGTGCGGTTCCCCGAGACGACGGTCGCGGGTGAGCCGATCACGACCTGGGCGCCCAAGTCGGCCGGCGCCGCGGCGTACCGCCAGCTGGCCCGCGAGGTGATCGCTCGGTGA
- the xerD gene encoding site-specific tyrosine recombinase XerD, translating into MIAAYLDHLVVERGTARNTLDSYARDLRRYAAHLDGVGVAKIADVTSAHVTSFGAALREGDGEHQPLAASSAARALVAVRGLHKFAHAEGLTEHNPAREVRPPTPAKRLPKALPVDDVLRLLETPPPDGERPLRDRALLEVLYSTGARISEAVGLDVDDVDDVERTVLLDGKGGKQRLVPIGRPALAALHAYTVRARPALAAHGRGTAALFLNARGSRLSRQSAWQVLKDTAERAGIVAAVSPHTLRHSFATHLLEGGADVRVVQELLGHASVTTTQVYTLVTVNTLREVYATAHPRALG; encoded by the coding sequence GTGATCGCCGCCTACCTCGACCACCTGGTCGTCGAACGCGGGACCGCGCGCAACACCCTGGACAGCTACGCCCGTGACCTGCGCCGATACGCCGCCCATCTCGACGGCGTCGGTGTCGCGAAGATCGCCGACGTCACGTCCGCGCACGTGACGTCCTTCGGCGCCGCGCTCCGGGAAGGCGACGGCGAGCACCAGCCGCTGGCTGCCTCCTCGGCCGCGCGGGCGCTGGTCGCCGTGCGGGGGCTGCACAAGTTCGCCCACGCCGAGGGCCTCACCGAGCACAACCCGGCCCGCGAGGTCCGGCCGCCGACACCGGCGAAGCGGCTGCCCAAGGCCTTGCCCGTCGACGACGTCCTGCGGTTGCTGGAGACCCCACCGCCGGACGGCGAACGCCCGCTGCGCGACCGGGCCCTGCTGGAAGTGCTCTACTCGACCGGCGCCCGGATCTCCGAAGCCGTCGGCCTGGACGTCGACGACGTCGACGACGTCGAACGCACCGTGCTGCTCGACGGCAAGGGCGGCAAGCAGCGGCTCGTCCCGATCGGGCGCCCCGCGCTCGCCGCGCTGCACGCCTACACCGTCCGCGCGCGGCCGGCGCTCGCCGCCCACGGCCGCGGCACCGCGGCGCTGTTCCTCAACGCCCGCGGCAGCAGGCTTTCGCGGCAGAGCGCGTGGCAGGTCCTCAAGGACACCGCCGAACGGGCGGGGATCGTCGCCGCGGTTTCGCCGCACACCCTCCGCCACTCCTTCGCCACGCACCTGCTCGAAGGCGGCGCGGACGTCCGGGTCGTCCAGGAACTGCTCGGTCACGCGTCGGTGACGACGACGCAGGTGTACACGCTGGTCACGGTCAACACCCTGCGCGAGGTGTACGCGACGGCGCACCCGCGGGCGCTGGGCTAG